In Chromatiaceae bacterium, a single genomic region encodes these proteins:
- a CDS encoding ABC transporter ATP-binding protein — protein MDLVIEVDDKRFARNPSRPVLCDIRFAIRDGEFVALIGPSGCGKSTLLNIVAGLDPEFTGRITWPGSGRRLGYVFQNPRLLPWLTLRDNIRLVLDDPRAASARIDRLLEAMALREFADYHPGRVSVGMQRRVALARAFVVQPELLLMDEPFVSLDAPTAEQLRGLLLDVWEQQRCRVLFVTHDLREAVQLADRILFMSASPARVLAEVEVGVARHRRMSTAAIDARLHELQHEFERHYGTAQGNTFVPPDSDTPATDGLAKHRRIG, from the coding sequence ATGGACCTGGTGATCGAGGTCGACGACAAGCGGTTCGCGCGCAACCCGAGCCGCCCCGTCCTGTGCGACATCCGCTTCGCGATCCGCGACGGCGAATTCGTCGCGCTGATCGGTCCCTCCGGCTGCGGCAAGAGCACCCTGCTCAACATCGTCGCCGGACTGGACCCGGAGTTCACCGGACGGATCACCTGGCCCGGTTCGGGCCGGCGCCTGGGTTACGTGTTCCAAAATCCGCGCCTGCTGCCCTGGCTGACGCTGCGTGACAACATCCGCCTGGTACTGGACGATCCACGCGCGGCGTCCGCACGCATCGACCGGCTGCTCGAAGCGATGGCCTTGCGCGAGTTCGCCGACTACCACCCGGGTCGCGTCTCGGTCGGCATGCAACGCCGTGTCGCGCTCGCCCGGGCGTTCGTCGTCCAGCCGGAGTTGCTGCTGATGGACGAACCCTTTGTCTCGCTCGACGCACCGACCGCTGAACAGCTGCGTGGTCTGTTGCTCGACGTCTGGGAACAACAACGCTGTCGCGTCTTGTTCGTCACCCACGACCTGCGTGAAGCGGTTCAGCTGGCCGACCGGATCCTGTTCATGTCGGCGTCACCGGCACGGGTGCTCGCCGAGGTGGAGGTCGGTGTTGCACGCCACCGCAGGATGTCCACGGCAGCCATCGACGCGCGCCTGCACGAACTGCAGCACGAGTTCGAACGCCACTACGGGACCGCGCAGGGCAACACCTTCGTGCCGCCCGACAGCGACACCCCCGCAACCGACGGCTTGGCCAAGCATCGGCGCATCGGCTGA
- a CDS encoding ABC transporter permease: protein MLNPSPAALRLGSAVLLLAGWQILSGLLDDPMLPSPIEVTAWGWREATQGPLLAHLAATLRRVALAFLIAMLLGSAIGILMGRSRTADLLLDPWLILLLNIPALVVIVLGYVWFGLLETTAVLAIAINKLPNVIVTLREGARVLDRDYLAMAHSFRIGRRKTLLFVTLPQLLPYFTVAARNGLSLIWKVVLVVELLGRSDGVGFQLHLYFQLFDVAAILAYSMAFILVMLAIEYGILQPLERASNRWRLP, encoded by the coding sequence ATGCTGAATCCTTCCCCCGCCGCCCTGCGTCTGGGTTCCGCCGTGCTGCTGCTGGCAGGATGGCAGATCCTTTCCGGCCTGCTCGACGACCCGATGCTACCCTCGCCGATCGAGGTCACCGCGTGGGGATGGCGGGAGGCCACTCAGGGTCCCTTGCTGGCCCACCTCGCCGCGACGCTTCGCCGCGTCGCACTCGCGTTCCTGATCGCGATGCTGCTGGGCAGCGCCATCGGCATCCTGATGGGACGCTCGCGTACCGCCGACCTGCTGCTCGATCCCTGGTTGATCCTGTTGCTGAACATACCGGCACTGGTGGTGATCGTACTGGGATACGTGTGGTTCGGGCTGCTGGAGACCACTGCGGTACTCGCGATCGCGATCAACAAGCTGCCGAATGTGATCGTCACCCTGCGCGAAGGTGCGCGCGTGCTCGACCGCGACTATCTGGCCATGGCGCACAGTTTCCGCATCGGGCGGCGCAAGACGCTGCTTTTCGTCACCCTGCCGCAGTTGCTGCCGTATTTCACGGTCGCTGCGCGCAACGGCCTGTCGCTGATCTGGAAGGTGGTACTGGTGGTCGAGCTGCTCGGCCGCAGCGACGGTGTCGGTTTCCAGCTGCATCTCTATTTCCAGCTGTTCGACGTCGCCGCGATCCTCGCCTACAGCATGGCCTTCATCCTCGTCATGCTGGCGATCGAGTACGGCATACTGCAGCCGCTCGAACGCGCATCCAACCGATGGCGTCTTCCGTGA
- a CDS encoding quinoprotein dehydrogenase-associated SoxYZ-like carrier — MPPVAELGRRLINAVRRRHNLALTFGLLIGASAVVAAVQQSEQSRWPEIRSALFGERAVQDGAGLIALDTPSRAQDAAVVPIEIATRFEQTPQRFIKKLYLIIDNNPSPVAAVFEFPGDRAWHSIATRIRVNAYTDVRAVVELSNGEIYMTGNFVKASGGCSAPALKDPAAAAAQLGRMKLILPPEDGADDLLLARLMVRHPNSSGLQFDQISRNFIPADYVQNIEVSYKGAPLYKVATDISISENPSITFGFIPDPGDATLVARITDSQGRQFEQRFPVASSP, encoded by the coding sequence ATGCCGCCTGTTGCAGAACTGGGACGCCGGCTGATCAACGCGGTACGACGCCGACACAACTTGGCCCTGACGTTCGGCCTGCTGATCGGTGCGTCCGCTGTCGTCGCTGCGGTGCAGCAATCCGAGCAGAGCCGTTGGCCGGAGATCCGCAGTGCCCTGTTCGGTGAGCGGGCCGTCCAGGATGGTGCCGGGCTGATCGCGCTCGACACGCCGTCGCGTGCGCAGGACGCGGCGGTGGTGCCAATCGAGATCGCGACGCGCTTCGAGCAGACACCGCAGCGCTTCATCAAGAAGCTCTACCTGATCATCGACAACAATCCCTCGCCGGTGGCCGCAGTGTTCGAGTTCCCCGGCGACCGGGCATGGCACAGCATCGCGACCCGGATCCGGGTCAATGCCTACACCGACGTGCGCGCGGTGGTGGAACTGAGCAACGGCGAGATCTACATGACCGGCAACTTCGTCAAGGCATCCGGCGGCTGTTCGGCGCCGGCGTTGAAGGATCCGGCTGCCGCGGCCGCACAGCTGGGTCGCATGAAACTGATCCTGCCACCGGAAGACGGCGCGGACGATCTGCTGCTCGCCCGTCTGATGGTGCGGCATCCGAACAGTTCGGGCCTGCAGTTCGACCAGATCTCCCGCAACTTCATCCCGGCCGACTATGTGCAGAATATCGAGGTGAGCTACAAGGGCGCGCCCCTGTACAAGGTCGCGACCGATATCTCGATCAGCGAGAACCCGTCGATTACGTTTGGTTTCATCCCCGACCCGGGAGACGCGACGCTGGTGGCCCGGATCACGGATTCGCAGGGGCGGCAGTTCGAACAGCGGTTTCCGGTCGCATCCTCGCCCTGA
- a CDS encoding trypsin-like peptidase domain-containing protein has translation MHPEPDPLLRRLRWLTWTIVLVLVVWQFLPWAERYLIGLSSEPRAVTARGELAGDERATIEIFECASPSVVFISTRQRVRDYWTRNVFSVPRGTGSGLVWDDLGHVVTNNHVIEGASEAIVRLNDGRSYNAVLVGASEAHDLAVLRINVPFDRPPPVPIGSSNDLKVGQKVFAIGNPFGLDYTLTSGLVSALDRSLAESNGATIEHLIQTDAAINPGNSGGPLLDSAGRLIGINTAIYSPSGAYAGIGFAVPVDTVNRVVPELIARGKFVRPGLGVSVDADINRLLMRELGMQGVVVLEVEPGSAAEAVGLRGTEVDRDGRVIPGDVIIALDDTQVDSVATLLSRLDDHRVGDRVTLRLWRAGRETELEVVLQPGAD, from the coding sequence ATGCACCCTGAACCTGATCCCCTTTTGCGTCGTCTGCGTTGGCTGACCTGGACCATCGTGCTGGTCCTGGTGGTCTGGCAGTTCCTGCCCTGGGCCGAACGTTACCTGATCGGCCTGAGCAGCGAGCCGCGCGCGGTCACGGCGCGTGGCGAACTGGCCGGGGACGAGCGTGCGACCATCGAGATCTTCGAGTGTGCCAGTCCATCGGTGGTGTTCATCAGCACCCGGCAACGCGTGCGCGACTACTGGACACGCAACGTGTTCAGCGTGCCGCGTGGTACCGGATCGGGCCTGGTGTGGGACGACCTGGGCCACGTCGTGACCAACAATCACGTGATCGAGGGTGCCTCGGAGGCGATCGTGCGCCTCAACGACGGGCGCAGCTACAACGCGGTCCTGGTCGGTGCCAGTGAGGCGCACGACCTGGCGGTGCTGCGCATCAACGTGCCGTTCGATCGTCCGCCTCCGGTTCCGATCGGCAGTAGCAACGATCTGAAAGTGGGCCAGAAGGTATTTGCGATCGGCAACCCGTTCGGTCTGGACTACACCTTGACCAGCGGCCTGGTGTCGGCCCTCGACCGCTCGCTGGCCGAGTCGAACGGTGCCACGATCGAACACCTGATCCAGACGGATGCGGCGATCAATCCGGGCAATTCGGGCGGGCCGCTGCTCGACAGTGCAGGGCGCCTGATCGGCATCAACACGGCAATCTACAGCCCCTCGGGTGCCTACGCGGGGATCGGGTTCGCCGTGCCGGTGGATACCGTGAACCGGGTCGTGCCGGAACTGATCGCGCGCGGCAAGTTCGTAAGGCCGGGTCTCGGCGTGTCGGTCGATGCCGACATCAATCGCCTGCTGATGCGCGAACTCGGTATGCAGGGGGTCGTCGTCCTCGAGGTCGAGCCCGGCTCGGCGGCCGAGGCGGTCGGCCTGCGTGGTACCGAGGTCGATCGTGACGGCCGCGTGATACCGGGTGACGTGATCATCGCGCTGGACGACACCCAGGTGGACTCCGTGGCCACGCTGTTGTCGCGGCTCGACGATCACCGGGTCGGTGATCGCGTCACGTTGCGCCTCTGGCGTGCCGGGCGCGAGACCGAACTCGAGGTGGTGCTGCAGCCCGGCGCCGATTGA
- a CDS encoding ABC transporter substrate-binding protein has protein sequence MLDLSSPVSTRRPSRTDIGAASLFLLSMLMLACPAFAESPVRIAVLKFGTASWELQTVRRHGFDRAAGIRLEVIELAGKQATMVALQGGEVDMALNDWLWVSRQRAAGRDLRFIGYSSAAGALVVPATSPIHALRDLAGKRVGIAGGPLDKNWLLLRALSLHQGGPDLAESVEPVYGAPPLLNRQLEEGRLDAVINFWPHVARLRAKGMRVLIQAREVARELGLDAELPLIGYVFADRWARAQPELVDRFQTAIGKARRLLATSDAEWDALRPLMAAPDQATFEALRDGFRAGIPEPMTRERLSSAERLADLLGEIGGEHAVLSGGGLSPGTFWGIDDD, from the coding sequence ATGCTGGATCTGTCGTCACCGGTATCCACGCGCCGCCCAAGCCGGACGGATATCGGTGCCGCATCACTGTTCCTGTTGTCGATGCTGATGCTGGCCTGCCCGGCATTCGCGGAGTCGCCGGTCCGTATCGCGGTACTGAAGTTCGGCACCGCGAGTTGGGAGCTGCAGACGGTTCGCCGGCACGGTTTCGACCGCGCTGCGGGTATCCGTCTGGAGGTGATCGAACTGGCCGGCAAACAGGCCACGATGGTGGCCCTCCAGGGTGGCGAGGTCGACATGGCCCTGAACGACTGGTTGTGGGTCTCGCGTCAGCGTGCGGCGGGACGCGACCTGCGCTTCATCGGGTACTCGAGTGCCGCCGGCGCACTGGTGGTACCGGCGACATCGCCGATCCACGCCCTGCGTGACCTGGCCGGGAAACGGGTCGGTATCGCCGGCGGGCCCCTGGACAAGAACTGGCTGTTGTTGCGTGCACTGTCGCTGCACCAGGGTGGGCCCGACCTTGCCGAGAGCGTGGAACCGGTCTACGGCGCGCCGCCGCTGCTCAATCGCCAGCTCGAAGAGGGACGTCTGGACGCGGTGATCAATTTCTGGCCGCACGTCGCGCGCCTGCGCGCCAAGGGCATGCGGGTGCTGATACAGGCGCGCGAGGTGGCCCGGGAACTTGGCCTTGATGCCGAGTTGCCACTGATCGGCTACGTGTTCGCCGACCGCTGGGCGCGCGCACAGCCGGAGCTTGTCGATCGTTTCCAGACCGCGATCGGCAAGGCGCGACGCCTGCTGGCGACGTCCGATGCCGAGTGGGACGCCCTGCGCCCCTTGATGGCGGCACCGGACCAGGCCACCTTTGAGGCCTTGCGCGATGGTTTTCGGGCCGGGATACCGGAGCCGATGACGCGTGAGCGGCTGTCGTCGGCCGAACGCCTCGCCGACCTGCTCGGCGAGATCGGCGGCGAACACGCGGTGTTGTCGGGCGGCGGTCTGAGTCCCGGGACCTTCTGGGGGATCGACGACGATTGA
- a CDS encoding SRPBCC family protein, which produces MKRLLITLIAFLVAYAGISSAHGPTRKKVVITRDIAAPPDKVWSVIGDFQNMSWHPAVTSTTGEGGNQPGATRTLTLGGGGQIFEVLEQYDGDKHALFYRIEQVDVKVLPVTNYSSWINVTPTDGGSRVTWKGAFYRGYPNNDPPAELSDQAAVDAVTGVYESGLDNAKKVIEGG; this is translated from the coding sequence GTGAAACGTCTATTGATAACGTTGATCGCGTTCCTGGTCGCCTACGCGGGGATCAGCTCTGCGCACGGCCCGACTCGCAAAAAAGTCGTGATCACGCGCGATATCGCCGCCCCACCGGACAAGGTCTGGTCCGTGATCGGCGACTTCCAGAACATGAGCTGGCACCCGGCCGTCACCTCGACCACCGGCGAGGGCGGCAATCAGCCGGGCGCGACGCGCACCCTGACGCTGGGGGGTGGCGGACAGATCTTCGAGGTGCTCGAGCAATACGACGGCGACAAGCACGCCTTGTTCTACCGGATAGAACAGGTCGACGTGAAGGTGTTGCCGGTGACCAACTACTCGTCGTGGATCAACGTCACACCGACCGACGGGGGGAGCCGGGTCACCTGGAAGGGCGCGTTCTACCGCGGTTACCCCAACAACGACCCGCCAGCCGAGTTGAGCGACCAGGCCGCGGTCGATGCTGTGACCGGTGTCTACGAGTCCGGGCTGGACAACGCCAAGAAGGTCATCGAAGGGGGCTGA
- a CDS encoding quinoprotein relay system zinc metallohydrolase 2, protein MGQSTSNTVSHARPVAGGGLRLWLLFGLWMAASGSMHAANGFEEIAPGVYMRPGVQATPDAENRGHVANLGFIIGRERVVVIDAGGSYAEGETVLAAVRRVTDRPIAWLVLTHMHPDHALGAAAFADRGIPIVGHAQLGDALNRRRDAYLQPVEAYLGQAAAGTRIVLPDIAVTPGQLFTLDLGGRVVELQAHPTAHTNNDLSLYDRQSGVLWLADLLFADHVPVIDGSVRGWLRLIDELGAREPALVVPGHGPVRPDWRTDLQREREYLDAVASGVRTVIAAGGDIGDALERVVPAQHAHWLMFDEFHRRNVSAAFAELEWE, encoded by the coding sequence ATGGGCCAGTCCACGTCGAATACGGTCAGCCACGCCCGCCCGGTAGCGGGTGGCGGGCTGCGCCTGTGGTTGCTCTTCGGCCTGTGGATGGCCGCGAGCGGGTCGATGCACGCGGCCAACGGATTCGAAGAGATCGCACCCGGGGTGTACATGCGCCCAGGCGTACAGGCGACACCGGACGCCGAAAACCGCGGACACGTCGCGAACCTGGGCTTCATCATCGGTCGCGAGCGCGTCGTCGTGATCGACGCCGGTGGCAGTTACGCAGAGGGCGAAACGGTGCTGGCCGCCGTGCGCCGGGTGACCGACAGGCCGATCGCCTGGCTGGTACTGACGCACATGCATCCGGACCATGCGCTCGGGGCCGCGGCGTTCGCCGACCGTGGCATACCGATTGTCGGACATGCGCAGCTCGGCGATGCGTTGAATCGACGCCGCGACGCCTACCTGCAGCCGGTCGAAGCCTATCTCGGCCAGGCTGCCGCGGGTACGCGCATCGTGCTTCCGGATATCGCGGTCACGCCGGGTCAGCTGTTTACCCTCGACCTCGGCGGCCGGGTCGTGGAGTTGCAGGCGCATCCGACCGCGCATACCAACAACGACCTGAGTCTGTATGACCGGCAGAGCGGCGTGCTGTGGCTTGCCGACCTGTTGTTCGCCGACCATGTGCCGGTGATTGACGGCAGCGTGCGCGGCTGGTTGCGACTGATCGACGAGCTCGGCGCGCGCGAACCGGCACTCGTCGTGCCCGGACATGGCCCGGTGCGCCCCGACTGGCGGACCGATCTGCAGCGCGAGCGGGAATACCTGGATGCGGTTGCCAGCGGCGTGCGCACGGTGATTGCCGCCGGCGGCGATATCGGCGACGCGCTCGAGCGCGTCGTTCCGGCGCAGCACGCGCACTGGTTGATGTTCGATGAGTTTCATCGGCGCAACGTCAGTGCGGCATTCGCCGAACTCGAGTGGGAATGA
- a CDS encoding molybdopterin-dependent oxidoreductase, whose product MPPSPGRDAVRQVRTTCPYCGVGCGVVVSIDAKGGVEVHGDRDHPANLGRLCSKGTALAETLDLDDRLLYPEVDGRRTQWDTALDAVSGRLRSIIDEHGPDAVAFYVSGQLLTEDYYVANKLMKGFIGSANIDTNSRLCMSSAVAAYKRAFGSDTVPCSYEDLDDADLVVLVGSNLAWCHPVLYQRLLAEKKRRPALKLVVIDPRRTASCDGADLHLPLRSATDAVLFNGLLAWLQQNGHADQAFVDRHTEGVGQALRLASWYAPSMRTVAEHCGLSIDDVARFFHLFGSTERVVTLFSQGINQSSSGTDKGGAIINCHLLTGRIGRRGAGPFSITGQPNAMGGREVGGLANQLAAHMDLADPRHRDLVTRFWQAPNLAQRPGLKAVDLFRAVEEGSVKAIWVMATNPAVSLPDNAQVRRALARCECVVVSDCVASNDTLGFAHIRLPALTWGEKDGTVTNSERRISRQRSFLPPPGEARPDWWIISEVARRLGYAGFDYSGPAAIFDEHARLSAFENDGRRDFDLSGLVGQGDAAYAALRPVKWPRRLPDATPAEPFADRRFFTANARARFVAVTPRPPAHAGDAEFPLILNTGRVRDHWHTMTRTAKSARLSGHTAEPFIAIHPQDAQRLSVGHGQLARVASRWGESILRVSVSDQQPVGQVFAPMHWSDQFAAAARVGGMVNPAVDPISGQPEFKHTPVHVEPYAARWYGFVLTRRALDLSRAVYWSKARRPGVWLYEMAGDGLPGSWPEYARELLDDGQGGDEWRELHDSTGANYRAARIVAGRLDAVMIVTPEYVLPAREWLVALFAKPELHDAERGRLLRGTPPPGEQDAGAIVCSCFSVGINTLTTAILDQGLITPEALGEALGAGTNCGSCVPEMRRLIADLTPGTGAQ is encoded by the coding sequence ATGCCGCCATCGCCAGGGCGCGATGCCGTGCGACAGGTACGCACCACCTGCCCCTACTGCGGCGTCGGTTGCGGCGTCGTCGTTTCGATCGATGCGAAGGGTGGCGTAGAGGTACACGGCGACCGTGATCACCCGGCGAATCTCGGGCGCCTGTGTTCCAAGGGTACCGCGCTCGCGGAGACGCTCGACCTCGACGACCGCCTGTTGTATCCCGAGGTCGACGGTCGGCGTACCCAATGGGACACCGCCCTCGATGCGGTCAGCGGTCGTCTGCGTTCGATCATCGATGAGCATGGGCCGGATGCGGTCGCTTTCTATGTCTCGGGACAGCTGTTGACCGAAGACTACTATGTCGCCAACAAGCTGATGAAGGGTTTTATCGGCTCGGCAAACATCGATACGAACTCCCGGCTGTGCATGTCGTCGGCGGTCGCCGCGTACAAGCGGGCGTTCGGCAGCGACACGGTACCGTGCAGTTACGAGGACCTGGACGACGCGGACCTGGTGGTGCTGGTCGGGTCGAACCTGGCATGGTGTCACCCGGTCCTCTATCAACGACTGCTGGCCGAGAAGAAACGCCGACCGGCGTTGAAGCTGGTGGTCATAGATCCGCGCCGGACCGCGAGTTGCGACGGTGCCGATCTGCACCTGCCGCTGCGCAGTGCGACCGACGCGGTCCTGTTCAACGGATTGCTGGCGTGGTTGCAGCAGAACGGCCACGCCGATCAGGCATTTGTCGATCGGCACACCGAAGGCGTCGGGCAGGCGCTGCGACTGGCGTCCTGGTATGCACCGAGCATGCGCACGGTCGCCGAACACTGCGGTCTGTCGATCGATGACGTCGCGCGTTTCTTCCACCTGTTCGGGTCGACCGAACGGGTCGTCACGCTGTTCTCGCAGGGCATCAACCAGTCGAGCAGCGGCACCGACAAGGGTGGGGCGATCATCAACTGTCATCTGTTGACCGGGCGCATCGGCAGGCGCGGCGCCGGGCCCTTCTCGATCACCGGTCAGCCCAATGCGATGGGTGGCCGGGAAGTGGGTGGTCTCGCCAATCAGCTGGCGGCGCACATGGATCTGGCCGACCCGCGGCACCGCGACCTGGTCACGCGCTTCTGGCAGGCACCGAACCTGGCGCAGCGCCCCGGTCTGAAGGCGGTCGACCTGTTCCGCGCGGTCGAGGAAGGCAGCGTCAAGGCGATCTGGGTCATGGCGACCAATCCTGCGGTCAGCCTGCCGGACAACGCCCAGGTGCGTCGCGCACTGGCGCGTTGCGAATGCGTCGTGGTGTCGGACTGCGTCGCGTCGAACGACACGCTCGGCTTCGCACACATCCGTCTACCGGCACTGACCTGGGGCGAGAAGGACGGCACCGTGACCAATTCCGAACGCCGGATCTCGCGTCAGCGGTCGTTCCTGCCGCCGCCAGGCGAGGCGCGTCCCGACTGGTGGATCATCAGCGAGGTGGCCAGGCGGCTGGGTTATGCCGGTTTCGACTATAGCGGGCCCGCGGCGATCTTCGATGAACACGCGCGCCTGTCGGCATTCGAGAACGACGGGCGGCGCGATTTCGATCTGTCCGGCCTGGTCGGGCAGGGCGACGCCGCCTACGCGGCTTTGCGTCCGGTAAAGTGGCCCCGCCGGTTACCCGATGCAACACCGGCCGAACCCTTCGCCGATCGACGGTTTTTCACCGCCAATGCGCGGGCACGCTTTGTTGCGGTCACGCCGCGTCCCCCGGCACACGCCGGCGATGCAGAATTTCCCTTGATCCTGAATACCGGTCGGGTGCGCGATCACTGGCACACCATGACCCGGACCGCGAAGTCGGCGCGGCTGTCTGGCCACACGGCCGAGCCGTTCATCGCGATCCACCCGCAAGACGCACAGCGCCTGTCGGTCGGCCACGGTCAGCTGGCGCGCGTGGCGAGCCGCTGGGGAGAGTCGATACTGCGCGTCAGTGTCAGCGACCAGCAGCCGGTCGGTCAGGTGTTCGCACCCATGCACTGGAGCGACCAGTTCGCGGCGGCGGCGCGTGTCGGCGGCATGGTCAACCCCGCGGTCGATCCGATCTCCGGGCAGCCCGAGTTCAAGCACACGCCGGTGCATGTCGAGCCGTACGCGGCCAGGTGGTACGGGTTCGTCCTGACCCGGCGCGCCCTGGATCTGTCACGGGCGGTGTACTGGTCGAAGGCCCGGAGGCCGGGCGTCTGGTTGTACGAAATGGCCGGTGACGGCCTGCCGGGCAGCTGGCCGGAGTATGCGCGGGAACTGCTCGACGACGGGCAGGGGGGTGACGAGTGGCGCGAGCTGCATGACTCGACCGGTGCGAACTATCGCGCGGCGCGGATCGTCGCCGGCCGCCTGGACGCGGTGATGATCGTCACACCGGAATACGTGCTGCCTGCGCGCGAATGGCTGGTGGCGTTGTTCGCGAAACCCGAGCTGCACGATGCCGAGCGGGGCCGCCTGCTGCGCGGCACGCCGCCACCCGGCGAACAGGACGCGGGCGCGATCGTCTGCTCCTGCTTCAGCGTCGGCATCAACACCCTCACCACCGCGATCCTCGACCAGGGCCTGATCACGCCGGAGGCGCTCGGCGAGGCGCTGGGCGCCGGGACCAACTGTGGTTCCTGTGTGCCCGAGATGCGTCGCCTGATTGCCGATCTGACACCAGGCACGGGTGCGCAATAG
- a CDS encoding YncE family protein, translating to MGHRRTPHPAVHGARALAATAVLLAGGAIGAPFAFVPNQDSSSISVIDLGERRVTVDIAVGERPAGVAVSRNGHDVFISDPETGRIYRLDGRSHEVTMEGVGGQGPLGIALSPDGSRVYVTDWFANELQVLDAQTLKPLARVGVGRAPSGVAVAADGSRIFVADRDDNRLSVIDATTLAVVGHVATGQRPFGIGIEPDGARLYVANVASNDLSVIDARTLQPIATIAVGSTPYAVAVSPDGTRIYVTNQHANSVSLIDGARLEVVAERAVGEFPEGIVADPDGERVYVASWFSNELLILDSHSLEVTDRIPTGEGPRAFGIFVAGGS from the coding sequence ATGGGTCACCGCCGCACGCCACATCCCGCAGTGCATGGTGCACGGGCCCTGGCGGCCACGGCGGTGTTGCTTGCCGGCGGCGCCATCGGTGCGCCTTTTGCGTTCGTCCCCAACCAGGACAGCAGCTCGATCTCGGTGATCGATCTTGGCGAGCGTCGCGTGACGGTGGACATCGCCGTGGGCGAGCGACCGGCCGGCGTCGCGGTGTCGCGCAACGGCCACGACGTGTTCATCTCCGATCCCGAAACCGGGCGCATCTATCGGCTCGACGGCCGCTCGCACGAGGTGACGATGGAGGGCGTCGGCGGTCAGGGGCCACTCGGCATTGCATTGAGCCCCGACGGCAGCCGCGTCTACGTCACCGACTGGTTCGCCAACGAGCTGCAGGTGTTGGACGCGCAGACACTCAAGCCGCTGGCCCGGGTCGGCGTTGGCAGGGCACCGTCGGGCGTGGCGGTTGCTGCGGACGGTTCGCGAATCTTTGTCGCCGACCGCGACGACAACCGGCTGAGCGTGATCGATGCCACCACGTTGGCGGTAGTCGGTCACGTGGCGACCGGACAACGCCCGTTCGGGATCGGTATCGAGCCGGACGGGGCACGCCTGTATGTGGCCAACGTGGCCAGCAACGACCTGAGCGTGATCGACGCCAGGACGTTGCAGCCGATCGCGACCATCGCTGTCGGCAGCACCCCTTACGCGGTCGCGGTGTCGCCGGACGGTACGCGCATCTATGTGACCAACCAGCACGCCAACAGCGTGTCGCTGATCGACGGCGCGCGACTCGAGGTCGTTGCGGAACGGGCGGTCGGCGAGTTTCCGGAGGGTATCGTCGCCGACCCCGATGGCGAACGCGTCTATGTCGCGAGCTGGTTCAGCAATGAGCTGCTGATCCTCGACAGCCACAGCCTCGAAGTGACCGACCGCATACCCACCGGCGAGGGACCGCGCGCATTCGGGATTTTCGTCGCCGGAGGCAGCTGA
- a CDS encoding DUF2380 domain-containing protein has protein sequence MSEMRPAIRCSTWFGALACVCCLGLSPCAGATGVAVLAFESRNLTPIADTAADRQYVASLGVMLEEALGQAADTEIVSIDPAVADEANAGVGYLFEHGDVAAQLARAQGADWIVVGRLHKPSFLFSYLMARLVDARTGEVAEDLVIEIKGQQDVVTRKGIQRLAGKLAARLNAHPRSRQAVSVPVTR, from the coding sequence ATGTCTGAGATGCGGCCTGCGATACGTTGTTCGACATGGTTCGGTGCACTGGCCTGCGTGTGCTGCCTCGGCCTGTCACCCTGTGCCGGTGCGACCGGGGTCGCTGTGCTGGCTTTCGAGTCCCGGAACCTGACCCCGATCGCCGACACGGCGGCCGACCGGCAGTATGTCGCGTCGCTCGGCGTGATGCTGGAGGAGGCCCTCGGTCAGGCCGCTGACACCGAGATCGTGAGCATCGACCCGGCGGTGGCGGACGAGGCCAACGCCGGCGTGGGCTACCTGTTCGAGCACGGTGACGTCGCCGCGCAGCTGGCCCGTGCTCAGGGCGCGGACTGGATCGTGGTCGGGCGGCTGCACAAGCCGAGCTTCCTGTTCAGCTACCTGATGGCCCGCCTGGTCGACGCGCGTACCGGCGAGGTGGCCGAAGACCTGGTGATCGAGATCAAGGGGCAGCAGGATGTCGTCACGCGCAAGGGCATACAACGGCTGGCCGGCAAGCTGGCGGCACGGCTCAACGCGCACCCGAGATCGCGCCAGGCGGTATCCGTTCCGGTCACGCGCTGA